Proteins encoded within one genomic window of Acidicapsa ligni:
- a CDS encoding SDR family oxidoreductase has product MTAERVALITGASSGFGLLTCVTLAGRGWRVLATMRDPARREKLDAAASAAGVAERIEVHALDVTNAEQIAALVDVVAVRSLRVDAVINNAGFALAGFAEDTTDAELRRQFETNFFGATAVTRAFLPLLRRQRSGHIVMISSVSGRMGFPGLGSYAASKFALEAWTETLRMEVESLGIEVVLIEPGAFETDIWGRNAIVSEGTMDAKSPNAERIARWRKRFENPKVRPDAQEVANAIARVLDDPKPKLRYVFGPDAKMGLRMRRWLPWSIYERMVIKGSGIDG; this is encoded by the coding sequence ATGACCGCAGAACGTGTCGCCCTTATTACCGGAGCATCCAGTGGCTTTGGCCTGTTGACTTGCGTGACATTAGCTGGGCGGGGCTGGCGGGTGCTGGCTACGATGCGTGATCCTGCCCGGCGCGAAAAGCTCGATGCTGCTGCCAGTGCTGCTGGAGTCGCGGAGAGAATCGAAGTTCATGCGCTGGATGTGACGAATGCGGAGCAGATTGCTGCCCTGGTTGACGTGGTTGCGGTTCGCAGCCTGCGTGTCGACGCGGTGATCAACAATGCCGGCTTTGCTTTGGCGGGATTTGCCGAAGATACGACGGATGCGGAGTTGCGTCGGCAGTTTGAGACGAACTTCTTTGGGGCGACGGCGGTTACGCGAGCCTTTTTGCCCTTGTTGCGGCGACAGCGGTCGGGGCACATTGTGATGATTTCTTCTGTGTCGGGGCGGATGGGGTTTCCGGGGTTGGGTAGCTATGCGGCGTCGAAGTTTGCGCTGGAGGCCTGGACGGAGACGCTTCGGATGGAAGTCGAGTCGCTGGGGATCGAAGTGGTTCTGATTGAGCCAGGGGCTTTTGAGACGGATATCTGGGGACGCAATGCGATTGTTTCCGAGGGCACGATGGATGCGAAATCTCCGAACGCCGAGCGCATTGCCCGCTGGCGGAAGCGTTTTGAGAATCCCAAGGTCAGGCCCGATGCGCAGGAGGTTGCGAATGCGATTGCGCGGGTTTTGGATGATCCGAAACCGAAGCTGCGGTATGTGTTTGGCCCGGATGCAAAAATGGGTTTAAGAATGCGACGATGGCTGCCGTGGAGTATTTATGAGCGGATGGTGATCAAGGGCAGCGGGATTGATGGGTAG